A genomic region of Paenibacillus sp. PL2-23 contains the following coding sequences:
- a CDS encoding ABC transporter ATP-binding protein, with product MIEIRGLAKSFGSFHALSGIDLTIRRGTVFGFVGPNGAGKSTTMSILSTLLAPSAGYAKVDGFDVTRYPHEVRKRIGYMPDFFGVYDQFKTLEYLHFYGASYGIPRAERDALIPQLLELVNLSDKRDAYVDSLSRGMKQRLCLARCLVHDPDLLILDEPASGLDPRARIEMREILKELKAMGKTIIISSHILPELAEMVDEIGVIEHGRMVAVGNVTEIQNRLRVKRFLHIRLMDRLDEGEQFLRDRPHVGRLLRDERGFQLHFGGHDEEQAELLADLMAAGFRVVSFSEAHTNLEDVFLEITKGGGVGE from the coding sequence ATGATCGAAATTCGGGGGCTTGCCAAATCGTTTGGAAGCTTCCACGCCTTAAGCGGCATTGATCTGACGATTCGCAGAGGCACCGTATTCGGCTTTGTTGGCCCGAACGGAGCCGGCAAATCGACGACGATGTCGATTCTGTCTACGCTGCTGGCTCCAAGCGCGGGCTACGCCAAGGTAGACGGCTTCGACGTGACGCGTTATCCCCATGAGGTGCGGAAGCGGATTGGCTACATGCCCGATTTCTTTGGTGTTTATGATCAATTCAAGACCCTTGAATATTTGCACTTCTACGGGGCCAGCTACGGTATTCCGCGAGCGGAGCGGGACGCGCTTATTCCTCAGCTGCTGGAGCTTGTGAATCTAAGCGACAAGCGGGACGCTTATGTCGATTCTCTATCGAGGGGCATGAAGCAGAGGCTATGCCTGGCGCGCTGCCTTGTTCATGATCCTGATCTGCTCATTCTGGACGAACCGGCTTCCGGGCTGGACCCGCGCGCGAGAATTGAGATGCGCGAAATATTGAAGGAGCTTAAGGCTATGGGCAAAACGATCATCATATCGTCCCATATTCTACCCGAGCTTGCGGAGATGGTGGATGAGATTGGCGTGATTGAGCATGGACGGATGGTCGCGGTCGGCAATGTGACCGAAATTCAGAATCGGCTTCGCGTCAAGCGGTTTCTGCATATTCGATTGATGGACCGGCTCGACGAGGGAGAGCAGTTCCTGCGCGATCGTCCCCATGTAGGGCGTCTGCTGCGCGACGAACGAGGCTTTCAGCTTCACTTCGGCGGGCATGACGAGGAGCAGGCGGAGCTGCTTGCCGATTTGATGGCTGCGGGCTTCCGCGTCGTATCGTTCAGCGAAGCGCATACGAACCTGGAGGATGTGTTTCTGGAGATTACGAAGGGCGGAGGCGTTGGCGAATGA